A region of the Phaeodactylum tricornutum CCAP 1055/1 chromosome 1, whole genome shotgun sequence genome:
gcatcggcACACGCGGCCGTACAACTGTACACGGCCACGTTGCCGAAATCCAACGCGTCTCCCCAGATCGACTCGTGCTGGGGTTGGTCCACCCGCAAAATGGCCAAGACGGACGGGAGTAACTGACATTCGTACACCCGTGGTGCgccacacacacacgcggGGATCGGTGGCGTACTCAATACCTTCGATGATAATGCCACGGATACGGGAATGGACCACAGGGGTACACCACCCAGTGCGTACCGCAACACTTGGCGGGGGGAACGTTGAAGGCGGTCCGTAAACGTCCATAACGCGCGATCTTCGACACTCAGTCGCTCGTCCGGTTCCGTGGCGGTCCAAGTACTCCCTCCTCCGGTATTCATTGACGGACGCAGAGCGTTGATTATATCAgtgtcgtcttcttccgccaaATACCGGGCGAGCATGGCTTGGATTTTGGCGTTGTCGTCCGTTTTGGAAAGACccacgtcgtcttcgtcgtccaacgGAGCAATGGCACCCGGCTCTTGGACGTGCGACAATTCGAAACAAGAAAATTTCGAGGATGCACACTGCTGTGGTCGAGTCCGCTTCCACGGCTTGGCCGGTTTTCGGGACGATCCTTCCGCGGCTTCCAGAGCGGCTAACTGAACTTCCAAATCGCCGAGACTATTGTCTTCGGTAACATCGGCGGGAACCGCCCAATCGTCCGCTGCGATGGTATTGGTATGTGGAGACGGCGAATCCGTTCTAGACGGTAGCGTCGTCTCTTGTTGCCGGGAAGCTTGGAACTTCTCTCGACAGTAGTCTAGGCGATCCCTGCAAAGACGGCGACAGCGAACCACCCCCTGACCGTCTGATATCTTTCCTTCCGTAAACAATTGGTTCCAACAGCTGGCTCGTCGACAGGCAGAGATTTGCAACGTCTTGGCGACGGGAGTGGAACCGTGTGCCGTTCGATACTGGGGAACGTAGAGCTGTGCCAACAGCTGTAAGGAGTTTTGGCAGCTGGAACAGGTTGCGGTGGTTCCGTCCAAGGGAAATTGGTTATCGTCATCGCCGCCAATGTAGGATGCCGTCGGATCCTCTTGGACGGGTTTGCGTCCGTACAGGATCGGCTGGTACAAACGAACGCGTTCGCCGTTTTCGTTCAAGTCGTCTCCACCAGACCACATGACTGGTTGCAAAAATCAGGACGATTGATGTGCGCCTGACTTGGATTTGGAAAGAGGTGGCAGTAGTGGAAGGGAAAGCAAGGCTACCGGAGAGTCGGTTGACCCCAGAAGGGTTGACCGAACAAACGGGGGAACATCGTACAAATTTTCGATGGCTGGAAATTGACGCAATCCGCCAAGTTTCCGCACCATAAATAAAGAATATTTGCTTACTTTTTCCTAGGTAAATCGGGAAAGCCTAAGGTCGTCACGGAAAGCGAGACAAGAGCTAAAATATCACACACAGGCTAACTGATAAAAAACAAGTTAGATAGCAAAACGTTGGAGCGCATACCTGTCAAAGTCGTGTAGAGACGAATTCCGTACTCACATTATTCTGTAAATGGCTCGTCTCGATCTCCAATATACCGAGCGAGCTGTCCCTGCCATCTAGGATGGTGACAACGCTCTCCGAGCACATTCGGTTGACTCCGACTTGGTAGGGAGTATTCGATGGATTCCATAAAAACGGACGCAAGCAACGATAACGATGTGGAAGTCACTCTTTACCTTCTCTCGTAGGAAAGCCAAGCGGGAAATATCCCAGCAGTCGAAGTATGATCAACGAGCACTACCAGAACAGTCGACGAGAAAATCCTCACGAGCTGTAGGTCCCGGCGCTACGGCGATCCCAACTTTGATTGTGCCGGAGCAACGCGCAGACTCTGACAAAGAGAAAGCGAATGACGTGGAAGAACATGCGGGAGATTGTTGTCTAAGTAGTGACGATCTTAAGGCGATAGCGGAAACGAAGATCATTTCTCCCTCGTGTACCAAAAAAGACGGTGCGTCGCAGAGCCAAGACTCGAATTCGAAATCCTCTTCAACGGATGCCAAGGGAAATGGCCATGAGGAGTCCACAGATTTCACTTACTTTGACTTTCTTGGCTTGCTGTGTGGGGCATCCTTGATTTTAGAACTATTTCTACCCAGGGCTCACCACAAAGCTACCAGCGAGGCAACGAAAGCGCCGGACTGTGGATTCGATCCATCGTCGGAAGAAGGGATCGAACAGACCCTGATGATGGATGAGATTGGAGATTGGGCTCAAGTTTGCAATGCTATCGACGGGTCTCGTGACTCGTCGCTATATAATGGCTCCGAAAAGACAAGTCAGGCCGTGCGAGAAACCGGC
Encoded here:
- a CDS encoding predicted protein (Hypothetical Cell death related protein, contains Programmed cell death protein 2, C-terminal Pfam domain and expressed exclusively under Ammonia starvation and toxic level of decadienal. Good alignment only in the domain region.): MWSGGDDLNENGERVRLYQPILYGRKPVQEDPTASYIGGDDDNQFPLDGTTATCSSCQNSLQLLAQLYVPQYRTAHGSTPVAKTLQISACRRASCWNQLFTEGKISDGQGVVRCRRLCRDRLDYCREKFQASRQQETTLPSRTDSPSPHTNTIAADDWAVPADVTEDNSLGDLEVQLAALEAAEGSSRKPAKPWKRTRPQQCASSKFSCFELSHVQEPGAIAPLDDEDDVGLSKTDDNAKIQAMLARYLAEEDDTDIINALRPSMNTGGGSTWTATEPDERLSVEDRALWTFTDRLQRSPRQVLRYALGGVPLWSIPVSVALSSKVLSTPPIPACVCGAPRVYECQLLPSVLAILRVDQPQHESIWGDALDFGNVAVYSCTAACADADEEFVVVQQSVDAWPAEGVDPRRNDDATAAVVIPEDARFSVDDDDDDEQNRG